One window of the Torulaspora delbrueckii CBS 1146 chromosome 6, complete genome genome contains the following:
- the SEC9 gene encoding Sec9p (similar to Saccharomyces cerevisiae SEC9 (YGR009C); ancestral locus Anc_4.78): MGIKKFFKIKPPEEDTVEQNRETLNELGITTKNPQKKKKEKFAAYGNFARDKAEDRVYAPPGYENYGKSQDEEDLNKSSLDGDTGGENPSSADPYGVPSGGADPYAVNPNAGYQSDPYASFQHSSMYNKGQQYNNGYNSGFDGLNNYNNSAEPKNYGNAYSNGTGSPYGTASRQAYNRSGSVPQQSTPDVGSNPYSLSNSSGSVPQQTNPYSSNNHSGSVPQHSTTGSNPYAAINSDSYAGSNTNANPYTRQRSTAKAPARNRLAPVASTAGTVDLNKSPLDNDDLNEEPRAGEFDFEEGNAAIRNTVGVEELDLNATMNNEDQGDDLNAPYGGEQQQQAYQPEPQWQIEEEEQQQHYGASNNRDFRTFEDIQREEEARQQQEEDEAVDEIKQDIRFTKQSSMASTRNTLKMAQEAEMSGMNSLGLLGHQSEKLNNVERNLDLLKVQNKIADDKVAELKKLNRNILAVHVSNPFNSRRRQREREEKIKNRKIEEKLMQEHTSQQLSNSTQRIEGAMRGNSETGAVRERYQRQQILDRAKKYQFENDEEDDMMEVEIDRNLDQIQQISGRLKKLAVATGEELNSQQKRVNNIEDSTDDLDIKIHLNTTRLSGIR; this comes from the coding sequence ATGGGTATCAAAAAGTTCTTTAAGATCAAACCTCCTGAAGAGGATACTGTTGAGCAGAATAGAGAGACTCTAAATGAACTCGGTATTACGACCAAGAATCcacaaaagaagaagaaggagaagttTGCAGCATATGGAAACTTTGCCAGAGACAAGGCAGAAGATAGGGTATATGCTCCACCGGGGTACGAGAACTACGGGAAGTCTcaggatgaagaagatttgaacaaatcgTCTTTAGATGGCGACACAGGTGGAGAAAACCCATCATCGGCCGATCCCTATGGTGTTCCTAGTGGTGGTGCAGATCCGTATGCGGTTAATCCAAACGCGGGCTACCAGAGTGATCCCTATGCCAGTTTTCAGCACAGTAGTATGTACAACAAGGGACAACAGTACAACAATGGATACAATAGCGGATTCGATGGGCTGAATAATTACAACAATAGTGCCGAGCCCAAGAACTACGGGAATGCATACTCAAACGGAACTGGTAGTCCTTATGGCACGGCTAGTCGACAAGCGTACAATCGCAGTGGTTCGGTTCCCCAACAATCTACCCCAGACGTCGGATCCAATCCTTACAGTTTGAGCAACAGTAGCGGTTCGGTACCTCAGCAAACCAATCCTTACAGTTCGAATAATCACAGTGGATCCGTACCTCAGCATTCTACAACAGGCTCCAATCCTTATGCTGCCATTAACTCGGACTCGTATGCAGGCAGTAATACGAATGCCAATCCATACACAAGGCAGAGAAGTACGGCGAAAGCACCAGCACGAAACCGCCTGGCACCTGTAGCATCGACTGCTGGAACCGTCGATCTGAACAAAAGCCCTCTAgataatgatgatttaAACGAGGAGCCACGAGCCGGTGAGtttgatttcgaagaaggCAATGCAGCCATCAGAAATACAGTAGGCGTCGAAGAACTGGATTTGAATGCGACGATGAATAATGAGGACCAAGGCGATGACCTAAATGCTCCATACGGAGGtgagcagcagcaacaggCTTACCAACCAGAACCTCAATGGcagattgaagaagaggaacagCAACAGCATTATGGCGCCTCCAACAATAGAGATTTCAGAACCTTCGAAGATATCCAAAGGGAGGAAGAAGCACGTCAGcaacaggaagaagatgaagccGTGGATGAAATTAAGCAAGATATTCGTTTCACCAAACAAAGCTCTATGGCATCGACTCGTAACACTTTGAAGATGGCACAAGAAGCTGAGATGTCAGGTATGAACTCCTTGGGTCTCCTGGGGCatcaaagtgaaaaattgaacaacGTTGAGAGGAATTTGGATTTACTGAAAGTGCAAAACAAGATTGCCGATGATAAAGTGGCAGAGTTAAAGAAACTAAACCGTAATATCTTGGCAGTCCACGTCTCTAACCCATTTAACTCCAGAAGGAGACAGAGAGAACGCgaagaaaagatcaagaatcgTAAGATCgaggaaaaattgatgCAAGAGCACACTAGTCAACAACTGTCCAACTCCACACAACGTATTGAAGGTGCGATGAGAGGTAACAGCGAAACTGGAGCTGTACGCGAGAGATATCAAAGGCAACAAATCCTAGATCGTGCTAAGAAAtaccaatttgaaaatgacGAGGAAGACGACATGATGGAAGTCGAGATAGATAGAAaccttgatcaaattcaacagATTAGTGGTCGTTTAAAGAAACTGGCTGTAGCAACAGGTGAAGAATTAAATTCACAACAAAAGCGGGTTAACAATATCGAGGACAGTACAGACGATCTAGACATCAAGATTCATTTAAACACTACCAGGTTATCAGGGATAAGGTAA
- the ENP2 gene encoding ribosome biosynthesis protein ENP2 (similar to Saccharomyces cerevisiae ENP2 (YGR145W); ancestral locus Anc_4.77), whose protein sequence is MVLKSTSASDISVYQVSGTNVARSLPDWIAKKRRRNLKNDLEYQNRVELIQDFEFSEASNKIKISPDGESAMATGTYKPQIHVYDFANLSLKFERHTDSENVDFLILSDDWTKSVHLQNDRSIQFQNKGGLHYTTRIPKFGRSLAYNKINCDLYVGASGDELYRLNLEQGRFLNPFKLDTEGVNHVSTNDTNGLIAVGLEENVVEFWDPRARSRVSKLHLENQFDSSPFQVTATSFRDDGLNFACGTSSGYSYLYDLRSQEPSIVKDQGYGYEIKKIIWLDNVGTENKILTCDKRIAKIWDRIDGKAYASMEPNVDINDIEHIPGTGMFFTANEGIPMHTYYIPNLGPSPRWCSFLDSITEELEEKPSDSVYSNYRFITKDDVKKLNLAHLVGSNVLRAYMHGYFINTELYDKVSLIANPNAYQDEREREIRRKIEKERESRIRTSGAVKKASIKINRSLADKISQKRGDSAAEKVLTDDRFKEMFEDEDFQVDEDAYDYKQLNPVKSAKETDEGAAKRIRALTAAEESDEERIAMRENRGQQSSSEDESSDEEDEEEKQALTKKDEKRIQRQLKAIERKKKERNAADKFMNEMHVGATDTDDLDVKKVTFDEQVREMEGKEKEKRPDDSIIHRTHFGEAELTFVPSKGKPKQRKPRRSDSDDEDEQEGREDRGRTKPRFDGRRRASKNVFRGM, encoded by the coding sequence ATGGTGTTAAAATCTACTTCAGCGAGTGATATCTCGGTTTACCAAGTTTCAGGTACAAATGTTGCGAGATCGCTGCCAGATTGGATAGCGAAGAAGCGTAGAagaaatctgaaaaatgaCTTAGAGTACCAGAACCGTGTGGAACTGATCCAGGATTTTGAGTTCAGTGAAGCTTCAAACAAGATTAAGATATCTCCTGATGGGGAATCCGCTATGGCAACAGGTACTTACAAGCCGCAGATTCACGTTTATGATTTCGCCAATCTCTCATTAAAGTTTGAGAGACACACAGATTCAGAGAATGTCGATTTTTTGATACTCTCAGATGACTGGACCAAGAGTGTGCATCTACAAAATGATAGGAGTATACAGTTCCAAAATAAAGGTGGTTTGCATTATACAACACGTATTCccaaatttggaagaagtttggCTTATAACAAGATAAATTGTGACTTATATGTTGGGGCTAGCGGTGATGAGTTATACAGGTTAAATTTAGAGCAAGGAAGATTTTTGAATCCTTTCAAGCTTGACACAGAGGGAGTAAATCATGTATCTACAAACGATACAAATGGGTTGATAGCTGTTGGTCTCGAAGAAAACGTCGTTGAGTTTTGGGATCCGAGGGCGCGTTCTCGTGTATCAAAACTTCATCTGGAAAATCAGTTCGACAGTTCACCTTTCCAGGTTACGGCGACATCCTTCCGTGATGATGGTTTGAATTTTGCATGCGGTACTTCAAGCGGTTACTCATACTTGTATGATTTACGATCACAAGAACCTTCTATTGTTAAAGATCAAGGTTATGGTTATGAAATAAAGAAAATAATCTGGCTGGATAATGTCGGGACAGAGAACAAGATCTTAACCTGTGACAAGAGAATCGCTAAGATTTGGGATAGAATCGATGGGAAAGCTTACGCCTCGATGGAGCCAAATGTCGACATCAACGACATCGAGCATATCCCTGGTACAGGTATGTTTTTCACTGCCAATGAAGGTATACCGATGCACACATATTATATACCCAATTTGGGCCCATCTCCACGTTGGTGCTCATTCTTGGACTCGATCAcagaagaacttgaagagaagCCGAGCGACTCCGTTTACTCCAACTACAGGTTTATCACGAAGGATgatgtcaagaagttgaacttGGCGCACTTAGTGGGTTCCAACGTTCTCAGAGCTTATATGCATGGTTATTTCATTAACACGGAGCTTTACGATAAGGTGTCGTTGATCGCCAATCCAAACGCCTACCAGGATGAAAGAGAGCGTGAAATCAGACGCAAAATCGAAAAGGAGAGGGAGTCCAGAATCAGAACGTCCGGTGCCGTTAAGAAAGCCAGCATCAAGATCAACAGATCTCTGGCGGACAAGATCTCGCAGAAGCGTGGTGACTCTGCTGCTGAGAAGGTTCTTACTGATGACCGTTTCAAGGAGATGTTCGAGGACGAAGATTTCcaagttgatgaagatgcaTATGATTACAAACAATTGAATCCAGTGAAATCCGCAAAGGAAACCGACGAAGGTGCCGCTAAGCGTATCAGAGCTCTAACTGCAGCAGAGGAATCTGATGAGGAGAGAATAGCTATGAGAGAAAACCGCGGTCAACAGTCATCTAGCGAGGACGAGAgcagtgatgaagaagatgaagaagagaaacaGGCATTGaccaagaaggatgaaAAGAGGATACAAAGACAATTAAAGGCCATCGAACgtaagaagaaagagagaaatGCAGCAGACAAATTCATGAATGAGATGCATGTAGGCGCAACCGACACAGATGACCTCGATGTCAAGAAAGTTACCTTCGATGAACAAGTACGTGAAATGGAAGGaaaggagaaagaaaagagacCAGATGATTCGATCATACACCGTACCCATTTTGGTGAAGCTGAACTAACGTTCGTACCCAGCAAGGGCAAACCAAAGCAGCGcaaaccaagaagatctgatagtgatgatgaagatgagcaagaagGTCGCGAAGACAGGGGTAGAACAAAGCCAAGATTCGATGGCAGAAGACGTGCCAGTAAGAATGTCTTCCGTGGTATGTGA
- the VIR1 gene encoding Vir1p (similar to Saccharomyces cerevisiae YGL036W; ancestral locus Anc_4.76) has translation MTDFNEDLVESLVRALRRISDGSGSINKLVFKCLEALKLLPLGELEGRVNKEDLTGIDIFTPIIQCVELENRWDVVAIYLAYFSIHRGFHPLVTNSITSWHHLLPTEETLALEDAYRPGFLTVLSWVDTMSSVGPEILKYANLQLRPVLVISWIPQWLSFLERGSMNLTEVSLFDESILDFYIVTDCVAFVEQHVLNHVEGPLSYHVYNICKRMTRFQGLIPQSSFVEALQLISPIAAEKEDLSFDLQVLMEVVDHPEVNLSEATHLCLLVSLAMKRIRKTPWHTLHTTLGSLGSVQSLPALINMAQYLLGKFLINSNNILWLIDKNSQLNSKSDDAKWYHSKQSDFQLPHWFETSIIPPMPPIAKSSFAFNDSKFDSKNDTISIVMITQLLLESLNGIIITSTDLLKQYRLFGIDPLRIDTKVMAADSSVSHKIMQNYLELYYIPIITALLLSEQLAATQNKILGDTQARIWSRLLQCNSRKLYTEVIQTHGNVGLFYLIRFVTRVSFDDLTLQRICIQMMSHIFFHDTENSTKVLLTENVLTKQALYEYIKMWNDGTDVYQRFFIDVFDCEQPMTQNSSMTIDDMIQLLPERDEIIQQKEIERKRRRTSTEKHSPRRDPMKATPAQPKKYNAYSATPFIPATKPARTLASNVNVQTNYEQPVGAHTWNSSDTNLPVVSDDMSFTDQLSSNFDLSPFNPHSLNGIPKTPNMTTSTLFSSPWDTSPDLQSTPNLSKIVSTGKNYILGGHSRIKNNSRAQSIHIDSFEHPDHSSLGN, from the coding sequence ATGACTGATTTTAATGAGGATCTTGTAGAATCTCTGGTGCGAGCTCTGAGGCGGATTAGTGATGGCAGTGGCAGTATCAATAAACTGGTTTTTAAATGCTTAGAAGCTCTCAAATTGCTGCCTCTTGGAGAGCTGGAAGGTCGAGTGAATAAGGAGGATTTGACTGGTATCGATATCTTTACACCGATTATACAATGCGTGGAGCTGGAGAACCGATGGGATGTTGTTGCCATTTATTTGGCATACTTCTCAATCCACAGAGGGTTTCACCCTCTGGTGACTAATTCTATCACATCTTGGCACCATTTGCTTCCTACAGAAGAAACCCTTGCGCTCGAGGACGCATATAGACCAGGCTTTCTAACAGTATTATCGTGGGTAGATACGATGAGCTCAGTGGGACCAGAAATACTCAAATACGCAAACTTACAGCTGCGTCCCGTACTGGTAATCTCGTGGATTCCACAATGGCTATCCTTCTTAGAGAGAGGGTCGATGAATCTGACAGAAGTCTCTTTATTTGACGAATCGATATTGGATTTCTACATTGTCACAGATTGTGTCgcatttgttgaacaacaCGTACTTAATCATGTGGAAGGCCCTTTATCATATCATGTCTACAACATTTGCAAACGAATGACACGGTTTCAGGGATTGATCCCACAGAGTTCTTTCGTTGAAGCACTTCAACTCATTTCACCAATAGCGGcagaaaaagaagatttgtCCTTTGATCTCCAAGTTCTCATGGAAGTTGTTGACCATCCCGAGGTTAACTTATCAGAGGCTACGCACCTGTGCTTACTTGTGTCGCTGGCGATGAAGAGGATCCGCAAAACTCCCTGGCATACACTGCACACTACACTGGGATCACTAGGTAGCGTTCAAAGTCTTCCTGCATTGATCAACATGGCCCAGTATTTATTAGggaaatttttgatcaactCAAATAATATACTTTGGCTGATCGATAAGAATTCGCAACtcaattcaaaatctgatGATGCTAAATGGTACCACTCAAAACAATCCGATTTTCAGCTTCCTCATTGGTTTGAAACATCTATTATTCCGCCAATGCCTCCAATTGCTAAATCAAGCTTCGCCTTCAATGACAGcaaatttgattcaaagaatgaCACAATTAGCATTGTGATGATCACCCAATTGCTGCTTGAATCGCTAAACGGAATTATTATTACCAGCACCGATTTATTAAAGCAATACCGCTTGTTTGGAATAGATCCACTGCGTATTGATACCAAAGTCATGGCAGCTGATTCCAGCGTCAGCCATAAGATAATGCAAAATTATTTGGAATTGTATTACATTCCAATAATAACGGCTTTATTACTATCAGAGCAGCTCGCTGCCACGCAGaacaaaattttgggaGACACTCAAGCAAGAATTTGGAGTCGTCTATTACAATGCAACTCCAGGAAACTTTACACAGAAGTCATACAGACACACGGGAACGTCGGGTTGTTTTATTTGATTCGATTCGTAACCAGAGTTTCTTTCGATGACCTGAcattgcaaagaatatGTATCCAAATGATGAGCCACATATTCTTCCATGATACCGAGAATTCGACAAAAGTACTTCTAACTGAAAACGTACTCACTAAACAGGCCCTTTATGAATATATCAAAATGTGGAACGATGGTACGGACGTGTACCAAcgtttcttcatcgatgttTTTGACTGCGAGCAACCGATGACTCAAAATAGTTCCATGACCATTGATGATATGATCCAGTTGTTGCCGGAAAGGGATGAGATTATCCAAcagaaagagattgagaGGAAGAGGCGGAGAACATCTACCGAGAAGCACTCTCCCAGAAGAGATCCAATGAAAGCTACTCCAGCCCAACCAAAGAAATATAATGCGTATTCTGCAACACCTTTTATTCCAGCAACCAAACCTGCTCGTACACTGGCGTCTAATGTCAACGTACAGACAAATTACGAGCAACCTGTCGGCGCCCACACCTGGAACTCGAGCGACACAAACCTCCCAGTGGTTAGCGACGATATGTCTTTCACGGATCAATTAAGTTCTAATTTTGACTTGTCACCTTTCAATCCACACTCGCTTAATGGAATTCCGAAGACTCCCAACATGACCACGTCTACTCTGTTTAGCAGTCCCTGGGATACCTCACCAGATCTTCAATCGACTCCGAACCTCTCTAAGATCGTCAGCACTGGTAAAAATTATATCCTTGGTGGGCACAGCCGAatcaagaacaacagtAGAGCCCAGTCAATTCACATTGATAGCTTTGAACACCCAGATCATAGCTCATTGGGTAACTAA
- the TDEL0F02740 gene encoding uncharacterized protein has translation MPACWKPTVVVLLALVIFQVVLGDFSGIPSNQHPPNPLVNSKDGIEYSDLSIALINDLILIAQIFVTCVPTGALAPMAPNFVRISCMFNLLSALSLLSLSILIGWDRLDESRMFKVQVRRAFERWAQGHTRISERGFIFDETAANQVRQFCNWLDLHFDMYVKPGTQRLLCAAFGMGRATVFQHRGFSHEVCVTKEGLRRLGENRLSRLPLETLKKVAKYLVRGGLLKMANNPPLFLANAVQTYGAFTGEVQQRTHQMVTIMNQENWDGRALGFTIEEGQNLLLTFKYSVNKLS, from the coding sequence ATGCCAGCATGCTGGAAGCCGACAGTAGTGGTCCTGTTGGCCCTGGtaattttccaagttgtTCTAGGAGATTTCTCGGGGATTCCTTCTAACCAGCATCCGCCTAATCCACTTGTcaattcaaaagatggcATAGAATATTCGGATCTCTCGATTGCATTGATCAATGATCTAATTTTGATAGCTCAGATATTTGTCACATGTGTTCCTACTGGGGCATTGGCTCCTATGGCTCCCAATTTCGTTAGGATTTCCTGCATGTTCAACCTTTTGAGTGCACTTTCACTGCTGTCCCTGAGCATCCTGATCGGTTGGGATAGGCTTGATGAGAGTCGGATGTTTAAAGTTCAAGTTCGCAGAGCGTTTGAGAGATGGGCTCAAGGTCATACCCGTATATCTGAGCGTGGTTTTATATTTGATGAGACTGCAGCGAACCAGGTGAGACAGTTTTGTAATTGGCTAGATTTGCATTTCGATATGTATGTGAAACCTGGTACACAGCGACTGTTATGTGCAGCGTTTGGGATGGGGCGAGCCACTGTGTTTCAACACCGTGGTTTCAGTCACGAAGTCTGTGTTACTAAGGAGGGTCTTAGACGGTTGGGAGAGAACCGACTCTCGAGGCTTCCTCTTGAAACACTCAAGAAAGTAGCCAAGTACCTGGTTCGTGGGGGATTGCTTAAAATGGCGAATAATCCGCCATTGTTCCTCGCAAATGCTGTTCAGACTTACGGTGCTTTTACTGGGGAAGTGCAGCAGAGAACTCACCAGATGGTTACAATCATGAACCAGGAAAACTGGGATGGTCGAGCTCTGGGATTCACCATCGAGGAAGGTCAGAATCTGCTCTTGACTTTTAAATACAGCGTTAATAAATTGTCATAG
- the PNC1 gene encoding nicotinamidase (similar to Saccharomyces cerevisiae PNC1 (YGL037C); ancestral locus Anc_4.75): protein MSVSALIVVDIQNDFLPGGSLAVPHGDEIIQPVIKLMEDPNRKWHRIILTRDWHTSDHISFARTHKKPDFSPITYHSVIPDDNATQEGTLWPVHCVQQTHGAQLADAIADEQKKLGCRIVDKGYLSDREYYSAFSDIWNYHRTELNNYLDSHHITDVYVVGLALDFCVKHTALSAAKRGYNTYILKDYTRAIHSDPESMKALEKELKENNVQLI, encoded by the coding sequence ATGTCAGTATCAGCATTAATTGTAGTTGACATTCAAAATGATTTCCTTCCAGGTGGATCCCTCGCTGTCCCACACGGCGATGAAATTATTCAGCCggtgatcaaattgatggAGGACCCTAACCGCAAGTGGCACCGTATTATTCTCACAAGAGATTGGCACACATCGGACCACATTTCGTTTGCTAGAACCCACAAGAAACCGGATTTCTCTCCAATTACTTACCATTCGGTGATTCCAGACGACAATGCAACCCAGGAGGGAACTCTATGGCCTGTCCACTGCGTTCAGCAGACTCATGGGGCCCAGCTTGCCGATGCTATCGCAGAtgagcaaaagaagctAGGTTGCCGTATCGTCGACAAGGGCTATCTCTCAGACCGTGAATACTATTCGGCTTTCAGTGATATTTGGAACTATCACCGCACAGAGCTCAACAATTACCTCGACAGTCACCATATTACCGACGTCTACGTCGTTGGGCTAGCCTTAGATTTCTGCGTCAAGCATACAGCACTTTCAGCTGCCAAGCGTGGCTACAACACTTATATTCTCAAGGACTATACAAGGGCTATTCACAGTGACCCAGAATCTATGAAAGCTCTTGAGAAAGAACTCAAGGAGAATAACGTGCAACTCATCTAA
- the OCH1 gene encoding initiation-specific alpha-1,6-mannosyltransferase (similar to Saccharomyces cerevisiae OCH1 (YGL038C); ancestral locus Anc_4.74), which translates to MSKIRSLLDRRTSQVITLVVVLYIVIFLHVSNSKFDRIFRSDKTHLPTTSHIDGLNLKKCGLQTKNIEDLRDQLSFAFPYDPQARIPRRVWQTWKVGTDSMDFPSTFRRYQEDWTVMAGDSFEHSLVPDDHIEPLLENMYAEVPLVLKAFKEMPATILKADFLRYLLLFARGGIYSDMDTIPLKPFDSWPSLNKHKMKTLRKENSPIPFKSSKNPRVPDEEPGFIIGIEADPDRADWNDWYARRIQFCQWTIQSKPGHPILRELILNITATTLYSVADTKSQSKSLIDLSYVNDYNVNYRDKRGLNETYPHEEAKKSTNIDGTDIMNWTGPGIFSDITLEYINNLIAHNPDVALLNGNLDATSEEVDPKSTRKFYKKISTSLQSNNVVPWEFFSLMTKPALVDDILVLPITAFSPDVEQMEAKSSKDEMALVKHMFEGSWKSEADNNAGH; encoded by the coding sequence ATGTCCAAGATCAGGTCGTTACTGGATAGAAGAACGAGTCAAGTGATCACTCTGGTAGTGGTTTTGTACATAGTTATATTTTTGCATGTGTCGAATTCCAAGTTTGACCGTATTTTCCGTTCTGACAAGACTCATTTGCCCACTACATCCCATATCGACGGTTTAAACCTGAAAAAATGCGGTCTGCAAACTaaaaatattgaagatcttcGTGATCAACTGTCTTTTGCATTTCCTTACGATCCTCAGGCGCGGATTCCAAGAAGAGTCTGGCAGACATGGAAAGTAGGCACCGACTCGATGGACTTCCCATCAACATTTAGGAGATACCAGGAGGATTGGACCGTAATGGCCGGAGATTCCTTTGAGCACTCGTTAGTCCCAGATGATCATATTGAGCCACTTTTGGAAAACATGTATGCGGAAGTCCCGCTTGTTCTGAAAGCCTTCAAGGAAATGCCAGCGACAATCTTGAAAGCTGATTTCTTACGGTACCTTTTGCTGTTTGCAAGAGGTGGAATTTACTCCGACATGGATACGATACCTTTGAAACCATTTGATTCATGGCCTTCACTGAATAAACACAAAATGAAGACACTCAGGAAGGAAAATAGCCCTATTCCTTTTAAAAGCTCCAAGAACCCAAGAGTGCCAGATGAGGAACCCGGATTTATTATTGGTATTGAGGCAGACCCAGATAGAGCTGATTGGAATGATTGGTATGCGCGCAGAATTCAGTTTTGCCAATGGACTATTCAATCTAAGCCCGGTCATCCCATTCTGCGAGAATTAATTTTGAATATTACAGCCACTACCCTTTACAGTGTTGCTGACACCAAATCACAGTCCAAAAGCCTGATAGATCTATCATATGTCAACGACTATAACGTCAATTATAGAGACAAGCGCGGTTTGAACGAGACGTACCCTCATGAGGAAGCCAAGAAGAGCACAAACATCGATGGTACGGATATCATGAACTGGACAGGGCCAGGAATTTTCTCAGATATCACGCTTGAATATATCAATAACTTGATAGCGCATAACCCAGATGTAGCGCTTCTCAATGGTAATTTGGACGCCACAAGCGAAGAGGTAGATCCAAAAAGTACCAGAAAGTTCTACAAAAAAATATCCACTTCTTTGCAATCCAACAATGTGGTTCCTTGGGAATTTTTCTCGTTGATGACTAAACCAGCTTTGGTCGATGACATTCTGGTTCTGCCCATTACAGCGTTTTCACCAGATGTTGAACAGATGGAAGCCAAGTCTAGTAAGGATGAAATGGCGCTGGTGAAGCATATGTTCGAGGGTAGTTGGAAATCTGAGGCCGATAACAATGCTGGTCATTAG
- the RSR1 gene encoding Ras family GTPase RSR1 (similar to Saccharomyces cerevisiae RSR1 (YGR152C); ancestral locus Anc_4.73): MRDYKLVVLGAGGVGKSCLTVQFVQGVYLDSYDPTIEDSYRKTVEIDNKVADLEILDTAGVAQFTAMRELYIKSGMGFLLVYSVTDRQSLEELLDLREQVLRIKDMNRVPMVLVGNKADLKDERVISVEEGIEVSSDWGKVPFYETSALLRSNVDEVFIDLVRQIIRNELESVTAPELPKTIKNTESEGQNIRENQTTQTATQKRQVSTAPSKKNVKQTVPTKTNKDKKKKKRSCVIL; encoded by the coding sequence ATGAGAGATTACAAACTAGTGGTCTTGGGTGCTGGTGGTGTCGGTAAATCCTGCTTGACAGTTCAGTTTGTCCAGGGCGTTTATTTGGACAGTTATGACCcaaccattgaagattCATATAGGAAGACTGTCGAGATTGACAACAAGGTGGCAGATTTGGAAATCTTGGACACTGCGGGTGTAGCCCAATTCACAGCAATGAGAGAGCTATACATCAAGTCTGGTATGGGCTTCCTGTTGGTTTATTCCGTGACAGATCGTCAGTCTTTAGAAGAACTACTGGATTTAAGAGAACAAGTGCTGAGGATCAAGGATATGAACCGTGTTCCAATGGTTCTTGTTGGTAACAAAGctgatttgaaggatgaaaGAGTTATCAGTGTGGAAGAAGGTATTGAAGTTAGTAGCGACTGGGGTAAAGTACCATTTTATGAGACAAGTGCGCTTTTGAGAAGCaatgttgatgaagttttcaTTGATCTTGTAAGACAGATTATTAGAAATGAGCTGGAGAGTGTGACTGCTCCTGAGCTACCCAAGACAATCAAAAATACAGAGAGCGAAGGCCAAAACATAAGAGAGAACCAAACAACTCAGACGGCTACACAAAAGAGACAGGTATCGACTGCTCCGAGTAAGAAGAACGTGAAGCAGACTGTTCCAACTAAAACGAATAAGGAcaaaaagaaaaagaagagatcttgtGTAATTTTATAA
- the TDEL0F02780 gene encoding uncharacterized protein (ancestral locus Anc_4.72), whose product MYRAFRTAAFRRIGISNDLSGAAVQLKRNYHFQLLNLKVGFTKLVDTHPESDKLYVSQVQLNQNGAVKQICSGLRQHMPQERLQDQLVVVVDNMKKCKLRGQVSEGMLLCGEDVSKDEVKLCTPAKFDMGLVGRSIVLQSNDEEMSAPTTRKIKTKEWEDISSRLRVGQEGRVVYTEENSERQEQLCVYDENSVPVPIVAADLPSGSAVK is encoded by the coding sequence ATGTACAGGGCATTTAGAACAGCCGCATTCAGGCGTATTGGAATCTCTAATGATTTATCTGGAGCTGCAGtccaattgaagagaaactaccattttcaattgctcaatTTGAAGGTAGGTTTCACCAAACTTGTCGACACACATCCGGAGTCTGATAAACTATATGTATCACAGGTACAGTTGAATCAAAATGGTGCTGTGAAGCAAATATGTAGCGGTCTTCGCCAACATATGCCTCAAGAGCGTTTACAAGATCAGTTGGTCGTCGTGGTCGATAATATGAAGAAGTGTAAGTTACGAGGTCAAGTTAGCGAGGGTATGTTACTCTGCGGAGAGGATGTGTCGAAAGATGAAGTCAAGTTGTGCACACCAGCCAAATTTGATATGGGTCTCGTGGGGAGGAGCATTGTTCTACAGTcaaacgatgaagaaatgaGTGCGCCAACgacaagaaagatcaagacCAAAGAATGGGAGGAcatctcttcaagattGCGTGTCGGACAAGAGGGCAGAGTTGTCTACACCGAGGAGAATAGCGAGAGGCAGGAACAGTTATGTGTGTACGATGAGAATAGCGTGCCAGTACCGATTGTCGCCGCAGACTTACCAAGCGGCAGTGCCGTTAAATAA